The proteins below are encoded in one region of Parafrankia discariae:
- a CDS encoding enoyl-CoA hydratase: MSDSLYRYLTYESLDDGAIVRIMLNRPETRNAQNRGLLVELGQAFLRAEEDDAVRVVILGGNGPMFSTGHDMGSRQGREDMAPGPNRHPSAGVNGGTRQGAEKLMLQEWHHFFESTRRWRNLRKITVAAVHGEVYAAGLMLMWACDLIVAAEGTTFADMVGTRLGMCGMEYFAHPWEFGPRKAKELLLTGDSIDAEEAWRLGMVSKIFPPDELQESALAFARRIAAMPTMAALLIKESVNQSVDHMGFYTALNACFTLHELNHAHWGWVHDDGMPMGMPGDEGVVDWRTSPRVAPALRDQVVAPDPVG, encoded by the coding sequence ATGAGCGATTCGCTTTACCGCTACCTCACGTACGAGTCGCTCGACGACGGTGCGATCGTGCGGATCATGCTCAATCGTCCAGAGACGCGCAATGCCCAGAACCGAGGGCTTCTGGTGGAGCTCGGGCAGGCGTTCCTGCGGGCGGAGGAGGACGACGCGGTACGGGTCGTGATCCTCGGGGGAAACGGCCCGATGTTCTCGACGGGTCACGACATGGGCTCGCGGCAGGGCCGGGAGGACATGGCGCCCGGGCCCAACCGGCATCCCTCGGCCGGAGTCAACGGCGGTACCCGGCAGGGTGCCGAGAAGCTGATGCTGCAGGAATGGCATCACTTCTTCGAGAGCACCCGCCGCTGGCGCAACCTGCGTAAGATCACGGTCGCCGCCGTGCACGGCGAGGTCTACGCCGCCGGGCTCATGTTGATGTGGGCCTGTGATCTCATCGTCGCCGCCGAGGGCACGACGTTCGCGGACATGGTGGGAACGCGGCTCGGTATGTGCGGTATGGAGTATTTCGCGCACCCCTGGGAGTTCGGCCCGCGCAAGGCCAAGGAGCTTCTCCTCACCGGTGACTCCATCGACGCCGAGGAGGCCTGGCGCCTCGGGATGGTCTCCAAGATCTTCCCTCCGGATGAACTCCAGGAATCCGCCCTGGCCTTCGCCCGACGGATCGCCGCCATGCCCACCATGGCGGCGCTTCTGATCAAGGAATCGGTCAACCAGAGCGTCGACCACATGGGCTTCTACACAGCACTGAACGCCTGTTTCACGCTGCATGAGCTGAACCACGCCCACTGGGGCTGGGTACATGACGACGGCATGCCCATGGGCATGCCCGGGGACGAGGGCGTCGTCGACTGGCGGACCAGCCCGCGGGTCGCGCCGGCTTTGCGTGACCAGGTCGTCGCCCCCGACCCGGTGGGTTGA